A single Brienomyrus brachyistius isolate T26 chromosome 11, BBRACH_0.4, whole genome shotgun sequence DNA region contains:
- the LOC125704109 gene encoding transmembrane channel-like protein 3, protein MSSAAEPVAVTRPPPSSKRHRSQRKNSSRLYSQYQDPRSGLSDEEDKPEEQVDSNDPEEIFQNIQLQKEIIANIRTRPWPMRHKLKVLKQAREIVLKYEGRLTRTRGYQAAGANLLKKLSRLLYNIVVLFVPWEMRIKKIESHFGSGVASYFIFLRWLFGINIVLTVMTGAFIVLPELLAGAPFGTTRSKTIPKEHLASAQDLDTIWSLGGYLQYSVLFYGYYGSVRKIGSAGYRLPLAYFLVGMAVFAYSFIILLRKMARNSRLSLASASDENYTFCWRVFCAWDYLIGNPEAAESKGAAIVNNIREAIVEEQEKKKETSLAVLVSLRIVANILVLLSLAGSIYIIYFVVDRSQKLEQEKPELTLWEKNEVSVVVSLITMIAPSAFELVSQLEMYHPRTSLRFQLGRVLVLYLGNLYSLIIALLDKVNSMSSAVPVAPGNWSDSSGFLATISLPIEENLSTIVPEILDRRNSTPSLVLEPSRMRSAVSVILNQTALYEYNMRSQQDQCWETYVGQEMLKLSIIDMIFTVASILLIDFIRGLCVRYLSDCCCWDLESKFPEYGEFKIAENVLHLIYNQGMIWMGAFFSPCLPAFNVLKLIGLMYLRSWAVLTCNVPHQQVFRASRSNNFYLAMLLFMLFLCMLPTVFAIVRYRPSQHCGPFSGQEKIYDIISETIANEFPLWFGKVMGYVTSPVVVLPALLLLFMLIYYLQSIARSLKFTNTQLRMQLQTERTEDKKKVFQRAAVCLQPAEAEAKKQEQENDVTTSQESSVRSSSPRHNGSVANFESPVRQGNSIHTITQSASRSDVNRATASAQSPSIPLVQKQRMEHMPSRHPGYFGGASGPGRSKSFNQVAYSPSTRYTEHIHSEPLYRKGLRAVHADAVGLAPGPSFVGRRCHTTRYVIINEHEARKKLLRSSVRLPRHYRLEDPGDIVELYPRNIKRFGSRSQHRSFQPHLCEEEEDEDAIKVLRRGSFGHGDRPRSLSDLQPPARFYIGDKERDSARGLYGQHREGGEAGWEEDPSPSRSYTNAKNGKLHSRPGDQQVKAKTKHKAAPSLTESDSASAASSSDQQNSSTDQYIQVIHNKEKYLKSSGKVTKKKSKASIDLNLAGSKDLVCSNV, encoded by the exons ATGAGCTCAGCGGCTGAACCTGTGGCCGTCACCCGGCCCCCACCCTCCTCCAAGAGGCACCGGAGCCAGAGGAAGAATTCCAGCAGATTATACTCGCAGTACCAGGATCCGCGGTCCGG GCTCTCCGACGAAGAGGATAAGCCAGAAGAGCAGGTGGACAGCAATGACCCGGAGGAGATATTCCAGAACATTCAGCTCCAGAAGGAGATCATCGCCAACATTCGCACCAGACCCTGGCCCATGAGGCACAAGCTCAAAGTCCTCAA GCAGGCCAGGGAGATCGTCCTGAAGTACGAAGGCAGGCTCACCAGGACCCGCGGCTATCAGGCTGCCGGAGCCAAT CTCCTGAAGAAACTGTCCCGCTTGCTGTATAATATTGTAGTTTTGTTTGTTCCGTGGGAAATGAGAATCAAGAAGATTGAGA GTCACTTCGGATCAGGGGTGGCTTCGTACTTCATTTTCCTAAGATGGCTGTTTGGCATCAACATCGTTCTGACCGTCATGACGGGAGCCTTCATCGTCCTGCCCGAA CTGTTGGCTGGAGCCCCATTTGGAACCACCCGTAGCAAGACCATTCCCAAGGAGCACCTGGCCTCTGCCCAGGATCTGGACACCATCTGGTCACTCGGG GGTTACCTCCAGTACTCTGTGCTCTTTTACGGCTATTATGGAAGTGTCCGGAAGATCGGCAGTGCCGGCTACAGGCTCCCCCTGGCGTATTTTCTGGTTGGCATGGCTGTTTTTGCCTACAGCTTCATCATTCTGCTCCGCAA GATGGCCAGGAACTCGCGACTCAGCCTGGCTAGCGCCTCAGACGAGAACTACACCTTCTGCTGGAGGGTGTTCTGCGCGTGGGACTACCTGATCGGCAACCCCGAGGCAGCAGAGAGCAAAGGCGCGGCCATCGTCAACAACATAAGG GAGGCGATTGTCGAGGAGCAAGAGAAGAAGAAGGAAACAAGCCT AGCAGTTCTGGTCAGTCTCCGCATCGTGGCAAACATACTGGTGCTGCTGTCACTGGCGGGCAGCATTTACATCATTTACTTCGTGGTGGACCGCTCTCAGAAGCTGGAGCAGGAGAAGCCGGAGTTGACGCTTTGGGAGAAGAACGAG GTGAGCGTAGTGGTCTCGCTCATCACCATGATCGCGCCGTCCGCTTTCGAGCTGGTGTCCCAGTTGGAGATGTACCACCCCAGAACCAGCCTCAGGTTCCAGCTGGGAAG GGTTTTGGTCCTGTACTTGGGAAACCTTTACAGCCTGATAATCGCTCTGCTGGACAAAGTGAACAGTATGAGCTCAGCG GTTCCTGTGGCTCCTGGAAATTGGTCTGACTCCTCTGGATTCCTGGCAACCATTTCCCTGCCTATAGAGGAGAACCTGTCCACCATTGTGCCTGAGATCTTGGATCGGAGGAACTCCACGCCCAGCCTGGTCTTGGAGCCCAGCAGGATGAGAAGCGCTGTGTCGGTCATCCTTAACCAGACGGCGCTGTACGAGTACAACATGCGCTCCCAACAGGACCAGTGCTGGGAGACGTACGTCGGGCAG GAAATGTTAAAGCTGTCCATCATCGACATGATATTTACTGTGGCCAGTATCTTACTCATCGACTTCATCCGCGGCCTCTGTGTCCGGTACCTGAGCGACTGCTGCTGCTGGGATCTGGAGAGCAAGTTT CCGGAATATGGAGAATTCAAAATCGCTGAGAACGTCCTTCACCTGATATATAACCAGGGGATGATATG GATGGGTGCCTTCTTCTCCCCGTGCCTGCCAGCCTTCAACGTGCTCAAGCTCATCGGCCTGATGTACCTGCGCAGCTGGGCCGTGCTGACCTGCAACGTCCCCCACCAGCAGGTCTTCCGGGCTTCCAG GTCCAATAATTTCTACCTTGCCATGCTTCTGTTCATGCTCTTCCTCTGCATGCTGCCCACTGTCTTCGCCATAGTGCGGTACAGGCCCTCACAACATTGTGGGCCATTCAG CGGTCAGGAGAAGATTTATGACATCATATCAGAGACGATAGCCAACGAGTTCCCGCTCTGGTTCGGCAAAGTGATGGGCTACGTCACCAGCCCGGTCGTGGTGCTGCCGGCTCTGCTCCTGCTCTT CATGCTGATCTACTATCTCCAGTCCATCGCACGGTCATTGAAATTCACCAACACCCAGCTCCGGATGCAGCTTCAGACT GAAAGGACTGAGGACAAAAAGAAGGTTTTTCAAAGGGCTGCAG TCTGCCTGCAGCCTGCCGAGGCGGAAGCCAAGAAGCAGGAACAGGAGAACGACGTCACCACTAGCCAGGAGTCCTCCGTACGCTCCTCATCTCCCCGCCACAACGGTAGCGTGGCCAACTTTGAGTCCCCGGTGAGGCAGGGCAACAGCATCCACACCATCACCCAGTCAGCCTCGCGCTCTGACGTCAACAGGGCCACGGCCTCCGCCCAGAGTCCCTCCATCCCGCTGGTGCAGAAACAAAGGATGGAGCACATGCCGAGCAG GCACCCAGGATACTTTGGTGGGGCTAGTGGCCCTGGCAGGTCAAAGTCCTTCAACCAGGTGGCGTACAGTCCCTCCACCCGCTACACAGAGCACATCCACTCGGAGCCGCTGTACCGGAAGGGTCTCCGGGCCGTGCATGCGGACGCCGTAGGGCTGGCTCCGGGCCCGAGCTTCGTAGGCCGGCGGTGCCACACCACACGCTACGTGATCATCAACGAGCACGAAGCCCGCAAGAAGCTACTGCGCTCGTCTGTGCGGCTGCCCCGCCACTACCGCCTGGAAGACCCCGGCGACATCGTGGAGCTCTACCCACGCAACATCAAGAGGTTTGGGAGCCGCAGTCAGCATCGTTCCTTCCAGCCACACCTctgcgaggaagaggaggacgaAGATGCAATCAAAGTGCTACGGAGGGGCTCCTTTGGCCACGGCGACCGGCCGCGGTCGTTGTCCGACCTCCAGCCACCTGCTCGTTTCTACATCGGAGACAAGGAGAGGGACTCGGCCAGGGGACTGTATGGACAGCACAGGGAGGGCGGCGAGGCAGGCTGGGAGGAGGATCCCTCGCCGTCCCGCTCCTACACTAACGCCAAGAACGGCAAGCTCCACAGCAGGCCGGGTGATCAGCAGGTGAAGGCGAAGACGAAGCACAAGGCGGCGCCATCCCTCACGGAGTCCGACTCCGCCTCCGCTGCCTCCAGCAGCGACCAGCAGAACAGCAGCACCGACCAGTACATCCAGGTCATTCACAACAAGGAAAAATACTTAAAGTCAAGCGGCAAGGTGACTAAAAAGAAGTCCAAAGCCAGTATCGATTTAAATCTAGCGGGATCCAAAGACCTGGTCTGCTCCAACGTCTAA